From Tachysurus fulvidraco isolate hzauxx_2018 chromosome 10, HZAU_PFXX_2.0, whole genome shotgun sequence, one genomic window encodes:
- the LOC113654973 gene encoding glutathione S-transferase P, protein MPPYTITYFAVRGRCGALRIMLSDLGQEWKEVVVSFDEWMKGDLKKTCVFGQLPKLQDGDLVLFQSNTFLRHVGRKHGAYGKNDNEAALIDMFNDAVEDLRTKYLKMIYQEYETGKEAYIKGLPDHLSKFEAVLEKKKSGYLVGDSMSFADYSLFEVLLNHQVLSPTCLDSFPALKGFVSRMSSRPKIKAYLDSDAYKSLPINGNGKQ, encoded by the exons A TGCCACCCTACACCATCACATACTTtgcagtgagag GACGATGTGGTGCTCTTCGTATCATGCTGTCTGACCTGGGTCAAGAGTGGAAGGAAGTTGTGGTGAGCTTCGACGAGTGGATGAAGGGGGACCTGAAGAAAACCTGT GTTTTTGGACAGTTGCCCAAGTTGCAGGATGGTGATTTAGTTTTGTTCCAGTCGAACACCTTTTTGAGGCATGTGGGACGCAAACATG GTGCATACGGGAAGAATGACAACGAAGCCGCCCTGATCGACATGTTCAATGACGCCGTTGAAGATCTTCGTACTAAATACTTGAAAATGATCTACCAGGAATAT GAGACTGGCAAAGAGGCATACATCAAGGGCCTCCCAGACCACCTCTCTAAGTTTGAAGCTGttctggagaagaaaaaaagtggTTACCTTGTTGGTGActcg ATGTCCTTTGCAGACTACAGTCTCTTTGAAGTGTTGCTGAACCACCAGGTACTGAGCCCCACCTGTCTGGACTCCTTCCCTGCCCTGAAAGGCTTCGTGTCGAGGATGTCCAGCCGTCCCAAAATCAAGGCTTATCTCGACTCTGATGCCTACAAGAGCCTGCCTATCAATGGCAATGGCAAACAGTAA